The genomic region GGCGGCTCATCATCCAGTCGCTTGGCGGAGGACTCAGCATTCCCAGATTGATTCCCCCCTTCCGCCTTCCTGAAGGGTTCCACACAGAACACCCCGTAGCCGGCGGCGGTCTTGGCGCCGGCGCCCAGCGTGGCAAGCGCCTGCTTCAGCCAGCAGGCGGCCGTTTCGGCATCCTTGCGGTCCTGTTCCACCTCCGGCCGGCGGGGCAGGACGGCGAAGAGAAATTCGTTGCCGGGAGCGACGGTGAGGAAGGGAATGGGATTGGGGCTGTGCCAGTCGGCAGGTGCGTTTTCGAGAGAGTCTGCCTTGATTGCCCCTCCTTCCTGATACCAGGCCCCGTAATGCGGGGTCATGACGTCGATATCGAGCCCGACGGGGGCACAGGGCAGGGCATCGAGGAAGATGACGCTGCCGACGGCGCGCTCGTCGTGGCCTGCGCCGTCCTGCGACGCTTGCCTGGCCTCTTTCTCCTTTTTCGGGTCGGGCGGCGGCGGCAGGCTGAAGATGCGGCGGGCAAGCTCCTGCGCGTCGGCCTTCTCCCAGTCCCGCGCAAAGGCGCGGGCGAGCCCCTTGAGGGCGGAGCCCGGAATGAAGGGCACTCCCAAGGTGGGATGCCAGAGAAAGCCGTTTTCCACCGGATGCGGCAGGCCCAGCCCGGTCACGAAGCGCCATTGCGTGGCCAGTGCGAAGGCCTGGCCCTTGGACGCGTCAACCAGATTTTTGCGGCGCACGATATAGTGATCGAGAAGCTCCCGATCGCCGACCCGACGCCCGCGCCCCCCGAAGTATTCGCGGATCCAGGTGAGCTTGCCCGCTTCCTCTCTGCCATTCTCCTTGTTGACCCGGAAGCCGGACCAGTCGTCCTTCCACTGGTCACAGAACTTGTCATACCACAGGCCGGCGTGGCCGATGGTGTCCGAACGCAGCGCGGGCTCGTATTCTTGGGGATCATAGAGCGGTCGCATCGGCGGATCCTCTTGCTTCTCGCCTCCGCTGCCCTTGCCACCGGCAGAGCGGCGGGGGCCTTTGGATTGCGGTCCGCGCGGACCACGCCCCCTGCGCTGCCCGCCGCCGCGACGATGCTCAGCCATCGCCTGCCGCCCTCTTTCCGTCGGCATCGTCGGGCGTCTCCGTCCCGGATGAGTCCGCGGCGGTGGCGAACAGCTTCAACCATTTGAGCCAGACCAGCGCCTCCCGCTGCGCCCAGAGATAGGCGTGCTGGTCCTGCTTAACGACGCAATTGAGCAGCCGAACGGCCGCGTCTCCTTCTTCCTTCCCAGCCTGTTCGCGATATGGACTGGTGCCGCCAGCATCGAGCAGCCAGCAAGCGAGATGATTGGCGAGAAACTTGCGGCCCTTATCCCCGCTCGCATATTCGGCGGCCAGCGCCTGCCCCAGCCCGTTGATCAGGATCGCCACCGGCAACCCCTTGGCGGATTGGCGGTATCGGTCGAACTCGCCTTTGCCCCTTGCCTCATTCACGCAATCGAGCGCGTGCCGGGCACGTTTCTGGTCGAAGCTGCGCTTCGTATCATGACCGGATGCCGTCCCGCTCATGCCGCCGCCTCCCGCGATTCGGCGGTTCGATCGCCGCCCCCTTTCAGATCGGTCCGAAACCAGCCCTGGCCGACCGTCTCATTGCCGCCGACCTGAAGATAGCCGGACTCCTTGAGAACCTGTTCAAGCTGGCCGAGGGCCCCGCCCTTACCCGTGCCCGGCCGTTCCATGAGGGCCGCCACCATCAGGGTATCGGGAGGCAGCGCTTCCTCGTACCAAAGATTTTTGCTCGTCTTGGTGTCTTCGTCGAGCACATTGCGGGCGATGACCGGCAGGGCGTTCTCTGCGAACCATTTGAAATCGGTGTCCGAGACGATGACGAGCTGCCGCTTAAGGCGCGCTCCCGCCTTGTCATCGGGCATCAGCTTCCCGAGCGTCTCGACGAGTTTCTTCATCGCGTCGCCGCCATCAGTCACCGTGAAAGAGCGTTCCTCCAGATAGAGATAGCGGGCGCCGTTCGCCGATGATGTATCCCTCGATCCTTCCCCGCTCATCAGTGCCGTGCCCTCATCGGGTGCAAGATCCGGCAGGTCGAGGGGGAACCCCAGGCGAGCGGCATCGCGCGCAAGACGCTCCAGCAGCAGCGGGCAGGTGAGCCAGGCATAGGGCATCTCGAGGCTGCGCACCGGCAGCAGCACGAGCCGCGCGTCCGAGACCAGTATCCGGCCGGCGCGCTCCTGGTCGCCGAAAAGATCATCGGCTATAGGTTTCCCTTCTTTGCGCTGGACCGCATCGCGCAGCGCGCCCTTCAGACTCGATCCCGCGATCACCGGATGGCCAGTGGTGCGCTCGCGCATCACCGGCAGATCGATGGCGCCCACCGTCTGGCCGACGCCCGGATGCACCAGGGTTTCTGCCAGCATCACGAGCAGGCGGCCCGATGTCGTGGCGGTCATGGTCCTCCTCCCTTTCCATCCTGCGAAGGAACCGGCCAGCGGCCGATCAGCACCCGGCCGAAGCCCCACTCCCGCGCGCGGCCGATGCTGCACGCAGAGATGCGGCCGTCGCATTCTTCCAGAAACAGCACACTGCCCGCCGGCAGGCAGGCCCGCAGCGGGATCGGCCGCCGCGCCACGCCGTCCCAGCCGCCGATGCGCACCGGCTTGCCGATCGCGGCGCTGACGACCCTGCCGGGCAGGCCGTCCACCGCCTCACCCGGCTTCGGCCGCTCCGCCAGATCGGCGGGGGTGATGAAGACTGCGATGTATGCGGCCTTCTCGCCCTCTGCCGCCTTGTTCTCCTCTGGCAAGGCCGGCGGCTTCTCCAGCTCCGAGACGGCCGCCGCGCGCCCTTCGCCGCCAAGCGGGGTGATCACGCCATCGAGCGAAAGCTCGTTCGGCACGCCACGCACCGCCATCACGAGCTTCACACCGGGCGCAAGCCGCACATGGCGGGTCGCGAACAGGCCGCCACCATTTTCCTGGCGCTTGACGGTGCGGCTTTCCAGTTCGCGCGCGATGCCGATGCGCGGTTCGGTCCGCCACAGGCAATCCGGGCAGAAGACAACTTTCGGATCAGGGCACTCGCCGGCCAGAATCCGCTCCATCCCGGCGCGCGTGACCCAGCATCCTTCCGCCGGCTTCCAGCGGCCGCCTTCCGGCGCCACGGGCAGACGCACCTCGCCGAGGTCGCATTCCATCTGCCCGCCGGGCTCCAGGAGCGCGTATTCCCGGGGCACCGACCGGCACTTCCTGCATCTTCCGTCTGTCCCAGGCTCCGGTGCGCGCGAACCCTCCTCCCCTTTCTGCTTATCGCGACGCAGCAAATGGAGCGGCGCGGGAAACAGCAGCTCGTCATCCTTCATCAGGAAGGGCCCCGCAAACTCGAGCGGGCCCAGCGACGTGTTCTCTTCATCCTGCCAGTCGGTGCCGGTGCCGAGCACCTCTTCCGGCCAGGCCTTGCCCTCCCTCCGGCCATTCCAGCCCAGCGCCCGGGCCAGCGCTGCCCTCAGCGCTCCGACCATCGTGGGGGGATACGGCGGGAAGAGCGAGGTGGTGTCCGCCTGATTGGGATCGTCCTGATTGAAGGGCCGCCCGTCGCGGAAGAACAGGCTGTCGAGCGGCTCGAACGTGAACCAGCGGGTGCCTTCGGCTGCATGCGTCATGGCCGCGCCTCCCCTTCTCCGCCGGCCGCCGGATTCTCCTCACACGGGGCGCAGCGGGCGGCCTGATGGCGGGCCGGCAGGCGCCATTCGCCCTGCAGGAAATGGGCGAGCAGGGGCCCGGCAAGGGACGGGTCCGTCCGGATCTCGGACGTCTTTTGCGCCGCCAAGCCCCCCGCGCCGGGGCGATAGTGCCGAGCAAGGGCAAGGAGGTGGCAGAGCAGCTGGGTCTCCTGGTCGTCACCATCCTTGTCGCCGGTTCTGGCACGCCGGAATTCGCCTCGGATGACGCCCGCTATGATGTCATCGAAGGCTCTCTCGCCCTCAAGTGCGGCAAGTCGCGCCCGGATGTTGTGAAGGAAGCTGCCGGGCAGGCGCCGGCCGGGATCGGCTGCGAGTTCCTGCAGCCGGCGGGGTGGCGAAAGCTCCTTGTTGTCCCCTTCCCGCACCCACCACTTGCCGACCGCTTGGCGGGTGCGGCCGGAGGGTGTGAGCACCGCCAGCGCGAGCGAGTCGCGGCCGTTCCCTTCTTTCGCCACATCCTCGAGCTGATGATGCGCTTCTTCGATCACGCGATAGAGCGGCACCCGGAAATGGGCGAAGACGATGGCACCCGAGATGGTGGCCCGCGCATCGCCCGCTGTCGGCTTGCCGTCTTTGCAAGTCTCCCCGAATGCGGCCCGATACGCCTGCTTCAGCGCCACGGCTGCCGGAATGGCGCCCTCCAGCGGCAGCAGCGCCAGCACGTCGTCGCCGCCGGCATAGACGGTGCGGCCCAAGTGCCGCCGCACGATCCCGTCTACCCCGGCCGAAAAGTCCGCGAGCGCCCTTGCGACGCAAACCCCGCCCCGCTCGCGAATGAGCTTGCCGACGGAATCGCCGTCCATCAGCAGCAGGGCGTAGAAGGACGACGGCCCGGCAGGGCAGCCGGCGTTCCCGGCTGCGTCTTTGAGGGCTGTGTATGCATCGCGCAGTGCGGGGCGTATATCGCGCTCCGGATCACGCGAATCGGATTTTTTTCGCGGCCGCAGCTCCTCCTCCGCGGCAAAATCGACCCCGCTTTCATGCAGCAGGTGGCCGGCGACCGTGGCAAGCTTGAAGCGCCCGCCCTGCCGGTCGTCATCAAGTCCCGGCTCGCGGCAGCCGGCGTTCAGCTTGTCGACGAATACGGCATACTCCTTCGCGGCGGCCGCAAGCGCCTTTGTGTTGTCGGAATTCTTTCGAATCGCCTCATCAAGGGCCACCAACCAGCCGGTGGCGGCGATCCGCGGCGTCGAGGGCCATTTGAGACGATCCTCGCCTTTCTTGTCGTCCCTCTTATTCTTCTCGTCCGCCCGGTTGCCCGTCTCTTCCGCGCCGGTTTCGCCCGCGTCCCATGCCGGCGTCCAGCCGAGCACCTCGGGCGCCACATGCAGGAACAATCGCTTGATGAGCGCGATTGCGGACAGGCGCTCACCCTCCTCGAGGTCGAGGGGGTTCTTCGTCTGTTTCACGATCTGCCAGCGCAGGCGCTGCCAGAAGGCATCCTGCTTGTCGCGCTCTTTGGCCCGCACGATGCCCGAGAGCTCCTGCAGATCGCCGATTAGCATGCAGTGGTCGCCGGGCTCGTCGGGCGGCCGGTGGCTGCGCCAGTTCTTGCGCCGGTCGAGCCAGGCGCCGTCCGGGCCATCGCTTGACTCATCGCCGATGACCCAGGCCATCTCCCAGAAATGCACGACCTGCCGGTCCCAGATCTCCCGGCTTCGGGCCAGCGCGCCGGAAAGATCGACCGACTCTTCGCCCTTCTTCGTCGCGATTTCCATGCTCGCCAGCTCAGGCTTGACGAACCTCTCCCAGACCGCATCGGCGAGCCTCTGCCATGCCGCGCGCACCGCCCTCTCGCAGCAGTTGGGATCAAATCCCTCCGGCACCTCGGCCCGGAAGCGGTTGGGCAGCGAGCCGAGGGCGGGTGCCGGAGCAGTTGAAAGCGGCTTTCCCGTGATCGCGGCGAACAGCAGATCGACGATCTGCCCCTTCGCATCCGTGAGCCGCGGCATGGTGACGGTGCCGTGCGCATCGACCACCGCCTTCATGGCATGCCCGGCGAGCCAGGACAGCAGAAAGGAGCCCGCCCAAAGATCCTGCGTGCGCCGCGCCTGCGCCACGAAGGCCTGCACCGGCCCCAGCGTGAAATGCAGAATGCGCTTCCCGCCCCCGCCCATCACGAATCCCCCGTGTTGGTGGGCCAGAGTTCTTCGTTGTTGGGGAAATAGGGATTGCTCTCGCCGTTATCCTCTTCGCCTTTAGACTTTCCGTCAATAAATTGATGCAGAACATCCCAGTCTACACTCACGTCTCTTAACGTCGCCTCATGTAGCCGTCCTGGTCGTCTCGGACTTCTTCGCCAGATCCAGAGCCGCTCATCGTTCGGGAGAAATTGAGAGGGGAAAACAGTCAGAACCGCAAAATATCTTGCGCGCGCATTGGCTCCGCCGCCGGCATTGCCCCCGCCGCCGAATTTCCCGATATGGATGAAGAGGGGGCTGGCGCGACGATCATGCTGTTCGCCCAACACGCCGGCTTTCTGCGGTTCGTGGTGCTTCCCAAAATAATTATGCGGCAACCCGAAAATGACGCGCCTTGGATGGCCTTTCGGTTGGTCTCGCCTTATTTGGCCATCATCAGGAATGGACACGAACCAGTCATGATCGTCTTCGAACCTCTTTTCACCGGGCGGGCGCCATCCCCGATATCGGCGCATCTGCTCGCCAACATGATTCAATGCCGACAGGGCATTGCCTGCCTTCAACGGCGCAATCACCACCCGCGTGTCCCGTGCGAAGGCGCTGTAGGGCGGCTCGCCGGGCGGCAGACCGGAACGCGTACCATTGGCGGTGGCTTCTGAAGCCGTAAGGATATCCTGCACGCAGCTGAGAAACTCCTTCTCATTCGCGGGCGGTTTCCAGCTGCAGAGCGCGCAGCCGCAGCCATTCGGGGCGCCGCCATCCGCTTCGGCGTCCAGGCCCTTTCCGCAACGGAGCGACAGCAGCCGCACGCTGCCCCAGCCGCGGCGGGTACGCGCGCCGAGCCCGCCGATCAGCCCGAAAAGCTTGAGCGCGTCGATGATGGTGGGATCGATACCTGCGTTCTTCTCACCCCCCCGCCTGCGGGGGATGAGCTCGACCCAGAAACGCGCCCCTTCCCGGATGCAGGGCCGCGTCAACTGCCCTGCGCTGCGATTCTTTTTCCTGTTGTCAAAAGCCTCCATCAGCCCATAGCCGAGATAACGCGCTCCGGGGCCGACAACCGAACCGTTTTTACCTTTGCCGACTTTCAGGATCCGGTCTTTCCCCACGATCCGGGGCTGCGTCTCCCACCCCGCCCGGAGCAGGAAGCTGGCCTGGCCGCGGCCTTCGTGGTCCTTCTCCTGCCCGGACCTTGCCGCATTGTCCTTTGCTTCTTTGTCCCCGCCTCTCTCACCCGTCGCCGCTGCCGAACCGAACAGACAGGCTTCTTCCTTCCATATCTCTCGGAGAACGGCGTCCGGTTTGCGAGCGCCTTCCTTCGCGCCATTCTTTTGGTTCCAGTGCCGCCCCCAGGCGAGCGCGCGCCACCAGAAGCGCAGCGCGCCCTTGATGCTCGCCGGGCGCAGCTCCACCGTCTCCTCCGGCACCGCGCCGCCGAGAAACATTGGTGTCACGACTTCGAAGACGGCACGGATGAATTCCGGACCGCGGGATGCGTCCCCGCAGGCGTCGGTCGACACGACAGGCCCTCCCTTCTCTCTCGCCGCCCACCCACCGGCCGAAGATTCGCCGATATGGAAACAAGCCTTCCGGTGTGGCGATGGCGGACGCCCCTGCCCGGTCAAAGCCTAGTCGTGAAGCGAGGCCGACATCAACGCCACAATCGGAAAGCGCGAAATCAAGGGGTTGCGGCAGCTGAAGATGCAACCAACAGGGGCTGATGGGAGCGACTCGCTGTCACGGAGCCCACCCCTCTCGCCGCAAAGAAAGAGGGAAGCAGCGCCAGCCCGGCCGCTCAGGAAAGCTGCCGTTCATTCTCGCCCCGGCAGAGAGGCCGCAGGGCCGTCTCATGAGCCGGCGACGTTGCGTGCCGGCTTCCCGTCAACCTCCCGGCAGTGCCAGCGCCAGGCGTCGGTGATGATGGTGGAAAGCTCGCTGCGGGCGGGCCGCCAGCCGAGCAGCTCGCGCGCCCGGCTGCTGTCGGCCACCAGCACCGGCGGGTCGCCCGGCCGTCGCGGCGCCTCCTCCACCGGGATCGGGCGCCCCACCACCGCCTCGGCCGCGCGGATCACCTCGCGCACCGAAAAGCCCCGGTTCTTTCAGTGCGTGTCTGAGGCACTCGCTATTGCTTCCTCTTGACCCCATTCTATCCTCGCGTTAGCAATCTTGATCATGTCAGATATGCAACCATATTTGGGGCGTCAGACTCACAAAGAGGAAGAATAGCTCATGAAAATTCGGTATGCGCCAAGCGAGGAGGGGTGGTCTTCCTTTGAGGAGCGCGCGTATGAGCTCATTCGCTCTTATGGGGCCAACCGCATTCTGGAGGTTGGCGGCGGAGCCAATCCCACTTTCACCTTGGATATGATTAGGCGCTTGGGATTAGATTATCACGTGCTCGATATCTCAGAAGAAGAGCTAAATAAGGCGCCTGATGGGTACCAAAAGATCGTGGCAGATATATGCAAATACAAAAGCGACGATAAAAAATACGACTTCATCTTTAGCAAAATGTTGGCAGAACATGTGCCGGATGGAAAAGCTTTTCATAAGAATATTTATAATCTCCTTTCATCAGGAGGTGTTGCATTTCATTTCTTTCCAACACTCTATGCTTTTCCGTTCGTTGTAAACAAACTGATTCCCGAAGCCCTATCTCAATCGATACTTTCAATAGTTCAGCCAAGGCGGCCTAGAGACACGAAATTTCGGGCATATTACTCTTGGTGCTACGGGCCAACCAAGCGACAGATCTCAAGGTTGCGCGGAATCGGCTACGAAATTGTAGAATATACCGGCTATTTCGGCCATGAAGGATACTACAATAGATTCCCGGTCATTCTTAACGTTCACAAAAAGATAGTCGGCTATCTTTTACAATCGGAAATCCCGCAATTGACAAGTTTTGCCCAAGTCATTCTCATGCGTCCATAAGAATGGAATATCTCACTACACGAAGAATTAACCGGACCTTTAGGCTTTCTTGTTGCCAACCTCCCGCCGGTGCCAGCGCCAGGCGTCGGTGATGATGGTGGAAAGCTCGCTGCGGGCGGGCCGCCAGCCGAGCAGCTCGCGCGCCCGGCTGCTGTCGGCCACCAGCACCGGCGGGTCGCCCGGCCGTCGCGGCGCCTCCTCCACCGGGATCGGGCGCCCCACCACCGCCTCGGCCGCGCGGATCACCTCGCGCACCGAAAAGCCCTTCGCGCTGCCGAGATTGAAGATGTGGGCCCCGTCGTGGTGCTCCATCCAGGTCAGCGCGAGCCAGTGGGCCTCGACCAGGTCCATGACATGGACATAGTCCCGAACCGCCGTGCCGTCGGGCGTGTCGTAGTCCGTGCCGAAGATGCGGATCGCCGGCACCTCGCCCAGCGCGGCCTTCAGCACATTGGGAATGAGATGGGTTTCCGGCTCGTGACGCTCGCCGATCCGGCCGCTTTCATGGGCGCCGGCGGCGTTGAAGTAGCGCAGCGACACCGAGCGCAGCCCATGGGCACGGTGCAGCGCGGCCAGCATCGCCTCGATCGCGCGCTTCGTCTCGCCATAGGGGTTGATCGGGGCGGGCTGGTGCGTCCTCGGGAATCGGCACCCGCGCCGGCACGCCGTAGACGGCCGCCGTCGACGAAAACACGAGGCGGTTGACGCCATGGGCCAGCATCGCCTCCGCGAGCAGCCGCGTGCCCTCGACATTGTTGCGCCAGTAGGCGAGCGGTTGCGCCACGCTCTCGCCCACGAGCGACCTGGCGGCGAAGTGGATGACGGCGTCATAAGGCCCGGCGGCGAAGGCGCGCGCGCGCGCCGCCGGATCGAGCAGCGAGCCCACAACAAGCTCGGCGCGCGGATCGACCAGATCGCGATGGCCTGTGGACAGATCGTCGAACACGACGACCTCGGCGCCGCGCTCGACGAGCAGCCGCACCATGTGGCCGCCGATGTAGCCGGCACCGCCCGTGACGAGGAAGCGGGGGAGTACCGTCACTGCGGAGATTCTCCTTCCAGGCCGCGCACGCTCGGCTGACTGCGGAACCAGGCGTAGGTCTGCGCCAGCCCTTCCTCCAAGGAAATCCTCGGAGTCCAGCCCAAATGCGTAATTCGGGAAACATCCAGCAGCTTGCGCGGCGTGCCGTCAGGTTTCGAAGGATCAAACCGGATTCGCCCCCCGAACCCGACAACCCTTGCAATCAGCCTCGCGAGTTCCGCGATCGATATGTCGCTTCCCGCGCCGACGTTGACATGCGGTGCGTCACTGTAATGCCGCATCAGAAAAACCAGAGCATCGGCCAAATCATCCACATGCAGGAATTCCCTGAGCGGCCTGCCCGTCCCCCATACGATGACGGCCTCCTCCCGCCGCATCTTGGCTTCGTGCATCTTGCGCATGAGCGCCGGAATGACATGGCTTTTCTCAAGATCGAAATTATCGCCCGGGCCGTAGAGATTGCAGGGCATGGCCGAAATGAAATCGGCTCCATGCTGCTTGCGGTAGGCCTGACAAAGCTTGATGCCGGCGATCTTGGCGATCGCGTACCATTCATTGGTGGGCTCAAGGGGACCCGTGAGGAGAGCGTCTTCCGGGATGGGCTGCGGGGCCTGCTTCGGGTAGATGCAGGATGAGCCGAGGAAGAGAAGCTTTTCGACGCCGCAGGCGAACGCCGCGTGAATCACGTTCGCCGCGATCACCA from Rhodothalassiaceae bacterium harbors:
- a CDS encoding hypothetical protein (possible pseudo, frameshifted); translated protein: MTVLPRFLVTGGAGYIGGHMVRLLVERGAEVVVFDDLSTGHRDLVDPRAELVVGSLLDPAARARAFAAGPYDAVIHFAARSLVGESVAQPLAYWRNNVEGTRLLAEAMLAHGVNRLVFSSTAAVYGVPARVPIPEDAPARPDQPLWRDEARDRGDAGRAAPCPWAALGVAALLQRRRRP
- a CDS encoding type III-B CRISPR module RAMP protein Cmr4 codes for the protein MTATTSGRLLVMLAETLVHPGVGQTVGAIDLPVMRERTTGHPVIAGSSLKGALRDAVQRKEGKPIADDLFGDQERAGRILVSDARLVLLPVRSLEMPYAWLTCPLLLERLARDAARLGFPLDLPDLAPDEGTALMSGEGSRDTSSANGARYLYLEERSFTVTDGGDAMKKLVETLGKLMPDDKAGARLKRQLVIVSDTDFKWFAENALPVIARNVLDEDTKTSKNLWYEEALPPDTLMVAALMERPGTGKGGALGQLEQVLKESGYLQVGGNETVGQGWFRTDLKGGGDRTAESREAAA
- a CDS encoding CRISPR-associated protein Cmr3; this encodes MTHAAEGTRWFTFEPLDSLFFRDGRPFNQDDPNQADTTSLFPPYPPTMVGALRAALARALGWNGRREGKAWPEEVLGTGTDWQDEENTSLGPLEFAGPFLMKDDELLFPAPLHLLRRDKQKGEEGSRAPEPGTDGRCRKCRSVPREYALLEPGGQMECDLGEVRLPVAPEGGRWKPAEGCWVTRAGMERILAGECPDPKVVFCPDCLWRTEPRIGIARELESRTVKRQENGGGLFATRHVRLAPGVKLVMAVRGVPNELSLDGVITPLGGEGRAAAVSELEKPPALPEENKAAEGEKAAYIAVFITPADLAERPKPGEAVDGLPGRVVSAAIGKPVRIGGWDGVARRPIPLRACLPAGSVLFLEECDGRISACSIGRAREWGFGRVLIGRWPVPSQDGKGGGP
- a CDS encoding hypothetical protein (possible pseudo, frameshifted), with the translated sequence MSLRYFNAAGAHESGRIGERHEPETHLIPNVLKAALGEVPAIRIFGTDYDTPDGTAVRDYVHVMDLVEAHWLALTWMEHHDGAHIFNLGSAKGFSVREVIRAAEAVVGRPIPVEEAPRRPGDPPVLVADSSRARELLGWRPARSELSTIITDAWRWHRREVGNKKA
- the fcl gene encoding GDP-L-fucose synthase codes for the protein MSDPLYDLAGKRVFVAGHRGMVGSAIVRRLQRENCELLTVSREELDLRDQQAVHAWFAKMRPHAVFLAAAKVGGILANDTYPADFLYDNLVIAANVIHAAFACGVEKLLFLGSSCIYPKQAPQPIPEDALLTGPLEPTNEWYAIAKIAGIKLCQAYRKQHGADFISAMPCNLYGPGDNFDLEKSHVIPALMRKMHEAKMRREEAVIVWGTGRPLREFLHVDDLADALVFLMRHYSDAPHVNVGAGSDISIAELARLIARVVGFGGRIRFDPSKPDGTPRKLLDVSRITHLGWTPRISLEEGLAQTYAWFRSQPSVRGLEGESPQ